The Carassius auratus strain Wakin unplaced genomic scaffold, ASM336829v1 scaf_tig00214358, whole genome shotgun sequence DNA window TACATTACAGAAATCGATTTTCAGTAAACATTGTTTTGAATATACAGTTTGGAAGAGATTTTAATCAGTTGTAAGAGCTTTGTCATAGGCCGTTAACTGTGAGGCCTGTAACTTACTCCGCTTCTAGAACATGCTCTTCACGTGTCGTTCACGTGGAAATGAACCGCGTGAGATAACTTATGCGTTACGATAGCTTCATTAAGTCATTTCTATATTCGATTTTGTGATTTATTCATGCAGTGGAAGTGTAAATtcaccttttttttgtgtgtgaaaagagTGCTCAGCTGCTAAAACACTAACGATTGAAATATGGAAGAAGTACTCCAATTCCATGTATCTATACCGATTGTCTATGTTCAAGTCATTTAATTCACTTAGAGTGCACTTAAAGAAAAATCATTCACATCAGGTAACGTACATGGTAGCCAGACCAATGCACTTAAGAATACCCCTTTGATATTTCACTGCCTACTTCGCAGTTTTGAGGAGCCCTGCACAGAATCCATAGAGGCAGCAcctgaaaaataatgaaatggtgCAGTGTCCATACTGAAATTGCAATTTTAAGAGTAATGTCTActctacatttaatttataattaatataattaaaaatttactttttgtgTCTTTCTGATAATTTAGGTGCTCATTGATTGGCAGTGTCGGTTCTGCTTTGCCAAAAGGAGTGAAatccaggaggaggaggaggtggtccAGTCGGAACATTTTCTATGCAGATTTAAAATCGAAATTCAACTTCATTTACCACTTTTGAGGTTGATGTTTAATTTATACTTGCATGTTTCAGTGACGTGATTAATTTTAGTCTGgcttaccttttttttatttatttattttttgatattgGAGTTCAGTCGCATATCTGGCAAAAACCTGCAAACCGAATTTTCAAGAACTGGACAGATTCACTCAACGGTTCATTCATATCTTCAAGGCCAAAGGGGGAGACATTGGATGTAAGCTTAAGAAGATTCTGCAACAGATTGAAAATGAGGTAAGCTACACAGGCAcaccctatttatttattttctggtgAAACAACTGttgctctgtgttgtgtttgtgctaTGAATGCTATTAACTCTTACTTTTTACAATGTTACATAACTTTACAGAAATCTGAAATCATTGGTAGGCGAACAGCCGTTCTTCATGGCCTTCCACTTCTCCTTAGAGCAGACCCGACTGATTTTTACAAGACATGTTTTGTAAGTAGCTTTGTCTGTGATTATTCTGGTTATTTAACTGTTGCAAACACTTCTTAAACCATTTTTGCGACCTGATAGGAAATGTAATtaagaaatatgaaaaaattaGGATACAGAAAAAGTGAAAGATAAATTAAgaattaatagaaaataaaaaattaaagcaaaaaaatattagTTAGATAAGAGAGTAAGATCATGAGAACGAAAAGAGTTAATAATGTTTAGGAAATTAGACAAAGGTTGGTACAATTAAGGACAACAGTCCGATAAGGAGAACAGAAAAGAGGAGGTATCTCATCAgaattatcttaatttgtgttctgaagatgaacaaaggtcttactggtttaaaacaacatgactgtgagtaattaatgacagaatactcacttttgggcgaactatcccttcaacAAGAACTAATCGCTAATAAGcaaatacttaatattttataatgtaatcatTATTGAAGTGATTGATGTTTCTTGCATGTTGTAGTTTGACAATAATTATTTGATCCCTAATTAATGCGGTGTgtagctttttatattttatataagtacTCCTGTCCATATGCCGAAATGACAATGTTGagattacattgttttttttttttaatttttcattgggCTACCTATAGCTGTCGTCATTTTGTGCTTTCATTGAGACATTGTTTCAACAATGTTAGGAAACATTTATTTCCATCAAGAGTTGCATTAATTTTTGGCCAAGATCTTGTAATGACAATGGGAGAGTCAAGCCAACTCCAGCATATCCTAAAGGCTTTCAGTAGGGTGAAGATCAATTCAAttcataaatgaaaatgattccTCATGCTcactgaacctttttttttcttcacactttTGGTCCAAAGAATCTTGACACTGTCATCCTGAAATATATGGAGATGGGTGTTTCTTCTGACATAGTTGtgtaaatggatagttcacccaaaaataaaaacaaaaattgtcattaatcactcagccttttgttgttccaaacccgtaagagtTTCATCCATCTTCAGAATAAAAATGTACGCATTTTGAATGAAATCGAAGAGCTTCCTGATCCTGCATTGACAGCAATGTAACTAAAATGTTCCAAAagccagaaatgtagtaaggacatcgttaaaatattCCAtgggacatcagtggttcaaacttaaataaaaataactacaagAATCCTTTTTTGCCCAAAGAAACCAAAAACATGGTTtgtaaaatggattcatgatgtactgaCTCATTATAGAAATTGtcaattttgaacacaaaacaaaaagctaCGGACTGGAGCTTTTATTGTTTTGACCCATTTTGGTATCACCACAAAATCTACTATTTTAACTAAAAGTTCAGTGTTTAttcacaagtcaagtcacctttatttatatagcgctttaaacaaaatacattgcgtcaaagcaattgaacaacatttattatgaaaacaatgtgtcaataatgcaaaatgatagttaaaggcagttcatcattgaattcagtgatgtcatctctgttcagttaaatagtgtctgtgcatttatttgcaatcaagtcaacgattttgctgtaaatgaagtgaccccaactaagcaagccagaggcgacagcggcaaggaaccgaaacttcattggtgacagaatggagaaaaaaaaaaaaccttgggagaaaccaggctcagttgggggtcagttctcctctgaccagacgaaaccagtagttcaattccaggctgcagcaaagtcagattgtgcagaagaatcatctgtttcctgtggtcttgtggtaacaagtaaacagtcagtaataaaataagaactaatgaacaaatcacaagcaCTAGCACCAAATAAATACACAACTACAAAGACACAAAATAAACGGGGGTTTACGTTTTTTGGGGTAGTTCTAACAATAGTATTTAGCTATAGAAATTACATTGCCTggccaaacaacaacaaaataatccTTGGAAATACTTAAGTGTTAGAATTTTATTTTGGCCAgacaatgtatatttaatttatgtagtGAAGATAATTCAGTGTtgctttacatttaattattcaatttctgcagctgaatTGTTAGAACTGCCTGAAACTTAAACCCCTGTTTATTTTGTGGCTTTgttgttgtgtatttatttggtGCGACTGCTTGTGATTTGCTCAttagttcttattttattactgactgttcacATGTCTTGAATAAACACTGAACTTAAGTTAAATTAGTAGATTTTTGTGatttgtcaaaaaaacaaaacttatttttagttttattcttaTCGACATAaaaagtagctccggctacaacgTTCTTATACAAGACACagacagttctgtttattaaccgcctGAGCACCaagttatggactgcagcttaaataaaaagaatacattttattttgtggcaGCTCAAGTAAAAAACAATTGtgggaaattaaaaatatatcgCAGGAAAACAAAATCATCCTCTGCATCTGCTGCTGTGTCAAATATGAAAAGAACTTTGCGTCATAATACgttaatttatttgcatatttttaacaTGAATATATGTTCTGAATGTATGATGTTACTTTCACTTCATTCTTGTCATATGCTGCTCATGTTTTTAGGACTGTGATGACAAAGGAGAGATGTCCGGAATTTCAATCGGAATATTGTTTGTGATACCTGAGGACTCTGCAACCGTGCCTTACTGTTTGCATCTGGATGCCACATTCACTGCAATTATTTTGGAAGGTAGAGTTGTAATGGATGATCTGGGAAACCTTCCCAAAGCAATGTGCctgcttttttggctcatttatGCTCTGAATGTAGAGTATCCTGCTGTACTGAAGAACATGTTTGATTTCTTTCAAAGTGTGATTGTCACTCGGGGCAAGTCTCTCAAACCTGAAAAATCGCCTGTTGCTGTAACATTGTTGTGCCATGATTGACCATTTTTCAGTTTGTTCAGAATTGACCATTGCGGAGATAGAAAATAGTAATCAggaatgtaattttatattttagaatatagtgtagtctttaaagaaacttttaaaataaataggaaGGTTGTTCAGTACTAAAAAAACAGAAGAATCTTTTGTTTCCTGTAGGAAAACGTGCAATTTGCTTAACAGGGTTAAGTGGTTTGTTTTAGAAAAGGTgctaattttagaaaaaaatgctgtatttCACCACTGTTAGAAAaggtaaaaatgtcaaaaaagggAGCATTGATTGTATGTAATTGCTGTATGTGAAAAAATGCAGTGTGCTGTGTTGATTTGAAGGCATGACATTGTTTTATGGAACAAATAAATGTCCCAGTGTTGTGTCAAAGATATTTTGTCTGTTTTAACTTAGAATTTTTAGTACAACTTACTTGAGAAATTTAAGGTAATCAGTTTCCACACTTTTTTCTAGTAATGTGAACAAGCAGACTTGTTAAGTTTACTCTTTTGATTGTACTAAAATTATCTTGAATGTGTAAGTTGGCTCAACTGGTCAGATTGAGTTACGAATACTCAAGTTTTCTAGTTACCACTACAAATACCCAAGTTAGATTTGCAAAGCTGCAATAAGTTGTATCAACTCAAAATTGATTAACTAATTTGCTTGAGAGATTTGAGGTAATCAGTTTCCACAGGTTTTCCAAGTAAATTCAACTAATTGCTTTTTACAGtgcggaccctctgatgtcacatggactactttgatgatgtttttct harbors:
- the LOC113091918 gene encoding uncharacterized protein LOC113091918 isoform X2, with the protein product MVLIDWQCRFCFAKRSEIQEEEEVVQSEHFLCRFKIEIQLHLPLLSSVAYLAKTCKPNFQELDRFTQRFIHIFKAKGGDIGCKLKKILQQIENEKSEIIGRRTAVLHGLPLLLRADPTDFYKTCFDCDDKGEMSGISIGILFVIPEDSATVPYCLHLDATFTAIILEGRVVMDDLGNLPKAMCLLFWLIYALNVEYPAVLKNMFDFFQSVIVTRGKSLKPEKSPVAVTLLCHD
- the LOC113091918 gene encoding uncharacterized protein LOC113091918 isoform X1 is translated as MVLIDWQCRFCFAKRSEIQEEEEVVQSEHFLCRFKIEIQLHLPLLRYWSSVAYLAKTCKPNFQELDRFTQRFIHIFKAKGGDIGCKLKKILQQIENEKSEIIGRRTAVLHGLPLLLRADPTDFYKTCFDCDDKGEMSGISIGILFVIPEDSATVPYCLHLDATFTAIILEGRVVMDDLGNLPKAMCLLFWLIYALNVEYPAVLKNMFDFFQSVIVTRGKSLKPEKSPVAVTLLCHD